A DNA window from Brassica napus cultivar Da-Ae chromosome C1, Da-Ae, whole genome shotgun sequence contains the following coding sequences:
- the LOC125580458 gene encoding proteasome subunit beta type-4-like, producing MTFTIPIDNGDSVKNAEADSQRTLYPYVTGTSIVAIKYKDGVLMASDMGGSYGSTLRYKNIERMKAIGKHSLLGASGEISDFQEILRYLDELVLNDNMWDDGNSLGPKEVHNYLTRVMYNRRNKFNPLWNTLVLGGVKNGESYLGMVSMIGVSFEDNHVATGFGNHLARPILRDEWHADLSFEDGVKLLEKCMRVLLYRDRSAINKLQIAKITEEGVTVSQPYSLKTFWEFKAFNNPTAGAEGSW from the exons ATGACT TTTACTATTCCGATCGATAACGGTGATTCCGTGAAGAACGCAGAAGCTGATTCACAAAGAACACT gtacCCATATGTTACTGGGACTTCTATTGTCGCAATCAAGTACAAGGATGGGGTTTTAATGGCTTCCGACATGGGAG GTTCATATGGATCCACCTTAAGGTACAAGAACATTGAGAGAATGAAAGCTATTGGTAAGCATTCTCTTCTCGGTGCCAGCGGAGAAATCAGTGACTTTCAGGAGATTCTTCGTTATCTTGATGAGCTCGT TTTGAATGATAACATGTGGGATGATGGTAACTCTTTGGGGCCAAAAGAGGTGCATAACTATCTGACCCGAGTGATGTACAACCGTCGCAACAAGTTTAACCCTCTCTGGAACACTCTCGTCCTTGGAGGTGTCAAAAATGGggaaagttaccttggcatG GTGTCAATGATTGGTGTTAGTTTCGAGGACAATCATGTTGCCACCGGATTTGGAAACCACCTCGCTAGGCCAATTCTTCGTGATGAGTGGCATGCAGACCTGAGTTTTGAAGATGGTGTCAAGCTCCTTGAGAAATGTATGCGTGTGCTTCTGTATCGTGACAGATCTGCTATTAACAAGCTTCAG ATAGCTAAGATCACAGAAGAAGGCGTGACGGTTTCTCAGCCATATTCGTTGAAGACATTCTGGGAATTCAAGGCGTTCAACAATCCGACTGCTGGTGCTGAAGGCTCCTGGTAA
- the LOC111205683 gene encoding uncharacterized protein LOC111205683: MDSKDILRLLIEDDDLELLFDENEHMYTLIEEMFGVTEAGTDRQLVRTNRGEGWRRVQRFMFESEVQCYDILRMNQSTFRSLCKILSERYGLVESFNIYLEESVAMFLEMVGQDLTIRAIAERYQHSSETVDRKIDEVLSSVLKLAADIVKPTRNEFASASPFLVDNPVYWPYFKNCVGVLDGTHIPVLPPSGNVEPFRA, translated from the exons ATGGACAGTAAG GACATATTAAGACTTCTAATTGAGGATGATGATCTAGAGTTGTTATTTGATGAGAATGAGCACATGTATACTCTCATAGAGGAAATGTTTGGAGTGACAGAAGCTGGTACTGATAGACAATTGGTCAGGACAAACCGAGGCGAAGGCTGGCGACGTGTGCAACGTTTTATGTTCGAGTCTGAGGTACAATGCTATGACATTCTACGCATGAACCAGTCAACATTTAGGAGTTTATGTAAGATACTATCGGAAAGGTATGGGTTAGTGGAGTCGTTTAACATTTACCTCGAGGAGAGTGTTGCCATGTTCCTGGAGATGGTTGGACAAGACTTAACTATACGGGCTATAGCAGAGCGTTATCAGCATTCATCTGAAACCGTGGATAGGAAGATTGATGAGGTTTTGAGTTCTGTTTTGAAACTTGCAGCAGACATTGTGAAGCCGACAAGGAATGAGTTCGCATCTGCTAGTCCTTTTCTAGTTGATAATCCAGTGTATTGGCCTTACTTTAAGAACTGCGTAGGGGTTTTAGATGGCACTCATATTCCTGTTCTTCCACCATCTGGGAATGTTGAGCCATTTAGAG CATGA
- the LOC111205233 gene encoding uncharacterized protein LOC111205233: MESLGGGIGFSNTSSATTTRKKRSTTLRRPWNERQLQDASSLPSTPIPVYNEKRIEEREAVESDEGSTNGSFQGSNQGHRTASTEGFLVPTIKKVKLKVGGSSKVISASDSASDIGLCSAKSSHASLDTTSKADSGKTNTYPVRKSNRISKRRVLDDDDEEIQFLRKVKMGKIVTAEEDVEEDEERNRKHKKLSKVMKQNVEYPRGVGTSDKSGKKDKKSGKEAFDDDDDYVKDEEEGLSDAEVELESKSGRARRRESLSEVKTEMTVTTRRRSGHSGNLIEFPGGLPPAPPRKRKEDGLEVDQQLKKAEAAQRRKLQVEKAARESEAEAIRKILGQDSSRKKKEDKIKKQQEDKAKEKAAESIARRSDTVKWVMGPSGTIVTFPEELGLPSIFNSRPQSYPPPRERCAGPECTNPYKYRDSQSNLPLCSLQCYKAMKG, encoded by the exons atggaAAGCCTAGGAGGAGGTATAGGTTTCAGTAACACGAGCAGTGCAAcaacaacaaggaagaagaggagcactACATTGCGCCGGCCCTGGAATGAACGACAGTTACAGGATGCTTCATCATTGCCCTCCACACCAATCCCTGTCTAT AATGAGAAGAGGATAGAAGAGAGGGAAGCAGTGGAGTCAGATGAAGGTTCAACGAATGGTTCATTCCAAGGAAGTAATCAGGGCCACAGAACTGCATCCACTGAAGGGTTTCTTGTCCCTACAATCAAGAAGGTTAAACTCAAAGTCGGTGGCTCATCGAAAGTTATATCTGCATCCGATAGTGCTTCTGATATTGGCTTGTGCTCAGCAAAGTCCTCCCACGCATCGTTGGACACCACAAGCAAGGCAGATTCAGGCAAAACAAATACTTATCCCGTTCGAAAGAGCAACCGGATTTCTAAACGACGTGttcttgatgatgatgacgaagaGATTCAGTTTCTGAGAAAGGTGAAAATGGGTAAAATTGTTACTGCGGAAGAAGACGTTGAGGAGGATGAAGAAAggaatagaaaacataaaaagctGTCCAAGGTAATGAAACAAAATGTTGAATACCCGCGTGGTGTTGGAACGTCAGACAAGTCTGGCAAGAAGGATAAGAAGTCAGGAAAAGAAGcatttgatgatgatgatgattatgtCAAAGACGAGGAAGAAGGTCTGAGTGATGCAGAGGTTGAGCTAGAAAGTAAGAGCGGGAGAGCTAGAAGAAGAGAAAGTCTGAGTGAAGTTAAGACAGAAATGACTGTGACTACTCGTCGACGTTCTGGACATAGCGGAAACCTCATCGAGTTTCCTGGTGGCTTACCTCCAGCTCCACCTCGAA AGCGGAAAGAAGATGGGTTAGAGGTCGATCAGCAACTAAAGAAAGCTGAGGCTGCCCAGAGACGTAAACTGCAAGTCGAAAAAGCAGCTAGAGAGTCAGAG GCTGAGGCAATCAGGAAGATCTTAGGCCAAGACTCTAGCAGAAAAAAGAAGGAagataaaataaagaaacaacaaGAAGACAAGGCTAAg GAGAAGGCTGCAGAATCGATAGCCCGTAGATCAGACACAGTGAAGTGGGTAATGGGTCCTTCAGGAACCATCGTAACCTTCCCAGAAGAACTTGGATTACCATCTATATTCAACTCTAGACCTCAAAG CTATCCTCCACCGCGGGAGAGATGTGCGGGTCCAGAATGTACGAACCCATACAAATACAGAGATTCACAATCAAACCTTCCATTGTGCAGCCTCCAGTGCTACAAGGCGATGAAAGGCTAG